From the genome of Culicoidibacter larvae, one region includes:
- the whiA gene encoding DNA-binding protein WhiA — protein sequence MPTFTTLVKEELINVEEEQQLHSELAALIRLCGRIIFTNMGMGVAIQTESAATSRRIYVLLKKLYAVHTEIMVRRKTKLKKNNVYIIRVEKAKEILTDIHMLGEDGFELRIDERLIASTNDKIGYLRGAFLASGSVNDPRVSRYHLEIFSQSREHAEDLMDVMNSFELNTKVTDRKRGSITYIKEAEKITDFIGLIGATNALFAFEDMRITRDMRNAINRISNCEIANEQKSIRATEQQIANIELIRDELGFEVLGSKAQQVAHFRLANPDATLAELAEIMNEARISISKSGINHNMRAIATLADNIRSSTK from the coding sequence ATGCCAACATTTACGACCTTGGTTAAAGAAGAATTGATTAATGTTGAAGAAGAGCAGCAACTCCATAGCGAGCTGGCAGCTTTAATTCGTTTGTGCGGCCGAATTATTTTTACCAATATGGGTATGGGTGTAGCTATCCAGACTGAAAGTGCAGCGACTTCGCGGCGAATTTATGTTTTGCTCAAGAAGTTATATGCGGTGCATACTGAAATTATGGTGCGTCGCAAGACCAAGCTGAAGAAGAATAATGTGTACATTATTCGGGTGGAGAAGGCGAAGGAGATTTTGACTGATATCCATATGCTTGGTGAGGATGGGTTTGAGTTGCGAATCGATGAGCGTTTAATTGCTTCAACGAATGATAAGATTGGTTATTTGCGTGGTGCTTTTTTAGCTTCAGGGTCAGTAAATGATCCGCGAGTCTCGCGGTATCATTTAGAGATTTTCTCCCAAAGTCGTGAACATGCCGAAGATTTGATGGATGTGATGAATAGCTTTGAATTAAACACTAAGGTGACGGATCGCAAGCGCGGTTCAATTACGTACATTAAAGAAGCGGAGAAGATTACCGATTTCATTGGTTTGATTGGTGCGACGAATGCGTTGTTTGCTTTTGAGGATATGCGGATTACCCGGGATATGCGGAATGCTATTAACCGGATTTCTAATTGCGAGATTGCTAATGAGCAGAAATCGATTCGGGCAACGGAGCAGCAGATTGCTAATATTGAGCTGATTCGCGATGAGCTTGGTTTTGAAGTTCTGGGTTCCAAAGCGCAGCAGGTGGCACATTTTCGTTTGGCAAATCCGGATGCGACATTGGCGGAACTTGCCGAGATTATGAATGAGGCAAGGATTTCCATCAGTAAGTCCGGCATTAATCATAATATGCGTGCGATTGCGACATTAGCGGATAATATTCGTTCGAGTACAAAATAA
- a CDS encoding NUDIX hydrolase — MRVAHVYYKKGNQLLMLHKHSRDWWVAPGGKAITGEDILDTARREFWEETGLTAKHMQLCCVSTIEVLDENEHKDMLLFSFFVTEASGEQLDENHEGVLAWQDIDTIHDLRMPQGDHFIIEHILGNNNFVEIARFQYDADYNLKEYKLEGAE; from the coding sequence ATGCGGGTAGCTCATGTATACTATAAAAAGGGAAACCAGTTGTTGATGCTTCATAAGCATTCACGTGATTGGTGGGTTGCTCCCGGAGGCAAGGCAATTACTGGTGAAGATATCCTTGATACTGCCCGCCGTGAATTTTGGGAGGAGACCGGACTGACTGCTAAACATATGCAGTTATGTTGTGTTTCAACAATTGAGGTTTTGGATGAGAATGAGCATAAAGATATGTTGCTATTTTCTTTTTTTGTTACCGAAGCAAGTGGTGAACAATTAGATGAGAATCATGAGGGAGTACTTGCTTGGCAAGATATTGACACAATTCATGATTTAAGAATGCCGCAAGGCGATCATTTTATTATCGAACATATTCTGGGTAACAACAACTTTGTTGAGATTGCTCGTTTCCAATACGATGCAGACTATAATTTAAAGGAGTACAAACTTGAAGGAGCTGAATGA
- the rapZ gene encoding RNase adapter RapZ, producing the protein MNETDNLNILFVCGMSGAGKTVSEQTLEDLGFVCMDNMPPDIIPTIAELLKEQSKFQDIAFVMDFQHFPVASVIEAIEKVKAIPRVTLQILFLDANDQVLIARYKETRRKHPLASKGISLVKAISREREFNAPLRDMADIIIDTSLLKAKQLKQKVSSLFDERQDGNYVVNFVSFGFKHGIPQDADFMVDVRFLPNPFYVEELRLKTGLDQEVIDFVFGNTETQVFTENLQQFLTYLLPQYQIEGRKQVVIAVGCTGGQHRSVAIAEYLKNHFDREYHTYSSHRDADTNRRILSSE; encoded by the coding sequence ATGAATGAAACCGACAATCTTAATATATTGTTCGTTTGCGGGATGAGTGGTGCCGGTAAGACGGTTTCTGAGCAAACCCTTGAAGATCTTGGGTTTGTGTGCATGGATAATATGCCGCCGGATATTATTCCGACGATTGCTGAACTTTTAAAAGAGCAATCGAAATTTCAGGATATTGCTTTTGTCATGGACTTTCAGCATTTTCCGGTAGCTTCAGTTATTGAAGCTATTGAGAAGGTAAAGGCAATTCCGCGGGTTACTTTGCAGATTTTATTTTTAGATGCAAATGATCAGGTGTTGATTGCGCGGTATAAGGAAACGCGGCGCAAGCATCCGCTTGCATCGAAAGGTATTTCATTAGTAAAAGCAATCAGTCGCGAGCGGGAGTTCAATGCGCCATTGCGTGATATGGCAGATATTATTATTGATACATCGTTATTAAAAGCAAAACAGTTAAAGCAAAAAGTAAGTTCATTGTTTGATGAGCGGCAAGATGGTAATTATGTAGTCAACTTTGTTTCTTTTGGCTTTAAACATGGGATTCCCCAAGATGCTGACTTTATGGTTGATGTTCGTTTCTTGCCCAATCCGTTTTATGTTGAAGAGCTGCGGTTGAAAACCGGGCTCGATCAAGAGGTTATTGATTTTGTTTTCGGAAATACCGAAACTCAAGTTTTTACTGAGAATCTGCAACAGTTTTTAACCTATTTGTTACCGCAATATCAAATTGAGGGACGCAAGCAGGTAGTAATTGCTGTGGGTTGCACCGGCGGTCAGCACCGTTCGGTGGCAATCGCGGAGTATTTAAAAAATCACTTTGATCGCGAATATCATACATATTCAAGTCATCGCGATGCAGATACCAATAGACGTATATTAAGTTCAGAATAG
- a CDS encoding gluconeogenesis factor YvcK family protein codes for MLPVEYPKVVAIGGGTGLSTLLRGLKHFPVDITAIVTVADDGGSSGVLREDFRIPPPGDIRNVLVALSGSETLFNDLLQFRFSSDRGENYLDGHPVGNLLLAAMTALTDGDFVQAIENIGDVLNIKGRVYPASPAANVLHAELEDGTFVQGESTLATKGSPIKRVFYQGDTEAVPEAIEAILEADVVILGPGSLYTSVIPNILFPEIAAAVNNNLVADVVYIANIMTEAGETDNYTAADHLQAIIDHGVTSVNKIIVNDEAIPQKFLLSYAEENAIPVENDIERLEEELGVQVILSRVVDLSDNTVRHDSIKTAASVYAIALDRL; via the coding sequence ATGCTACCAGTTGAATATCCAAAAGTTGTTGCTATTGGCGGCGGTACCGGGCTGTCGACATTATTGCGTGGACTTAAGCATTTTCCGGTTGATATTACGGCGATTGTTACTGTTGCTGATGACGGCGGCAGTTCTGGGGTGTTGCGTGAGGATTTTAGAATCCCGCCACCAGGTGATATCCGCAATGTGCTTGTTGCATTAAGTGGCTCAGAAACATTGTTTAATGATTTATTGCAGTTCCGTTTTTCGAGTGACCGTGGTGAGAACTATCTTGATGGTCATCCAGTCGGTAACTTGTTGCTGGCGGCAATGACGGCACTGACAGACGGTGATTTTGTGCAGGCAATTGAAAATATTGGTGATGTACTGAATATTAAGGGGCGGGTGTATCCGGCATCTCCGGCGGCAAATGTTTTGCATGCTGAGCTTGAGGATGGTACTTTTGTGCAGGGCGAATCAACTTTGGCAACCAAGGGTTCGCCGATTAAGCGTGTCTTTTATCAAGGTGATACCGAAGCGGTTCCAGAGGCAATTGAAGCGATTTTAGAGGCGGATGTTGTTATTCTTGGGCCAGGTAGTTTGTACACCAGTGTTATTCCGAATATTTTATTTCCAGAAATTGCAGCAGCAGTCAATAATAATCTTGTTGCTGACGTTGTCTATATTGCTAATATTATGACTGAAGCCGGGGAAACTGATAATTATACGGCGGCCGATCATTTGCAGGCAATTATTGATCATGGTGTGACATCGGTTAATAAGATTATTGTTAACGATGAAGCGATTCCACAGAAATTTTTACTTTCATATGCCGAAGAAAATGCAATTCCGGTTGAGAATGATATTGAGCGACTTGAAGAAGAACTTGGCGTGCAAGTTATATTATCGCGGGTTGTTGACCTGAGTGATAATACTGTTCGTCATGATTCAATTAAAACAGCAGCAAGCGTGTATGCGATTGCTCTGGACCGATTGTAA
- a CDS encoding VOC family protein yields MIKTGTPYLYFYDECNDALNYYVDIFGAEILEKATFEDVEYMEDESRKDCIAYASFKLGESILLANDFLEKKSKERCSADAQISIWLEIEKDTDIKLLEERMLATGAQSITKLEETFWNSFYAKIEDKFGIIWELNAQK; encoded by the coding sequence ATGATTAAAACAGGAACTCCTTATCTATACTTTTATGATGAGTGTAACGATGCCCTGAACTATTATGTTGATATCTTTGGAGCTGAAATTTTAGAAAAAGCTACATTTGAAGATGTTGAGTACATGGAAGATGAGAGCCGTAAAGATTGTATTGCTTATGCCAGTTTTAAACTTGGAGAAAGTATTCTTCTTGCAAATGATTTTCTTGAAAAGAAAAGTAAAGAACGTTGTTCAGCGGATGCACAGATAAGTATTTGGCTAGAGATTGAGAAGGATACTGATATAAAACTATTGGAAGAAAGAATGTTAGCAACAGGTGCTCAGAGTATTACAAAACTTGAAGAGACTTTTTGGAATTCATTTTATGCTAAAATCGAAGATAAATTTGGAATTATTTGGGAATTGAATGCTCAAAAGTAG